In Kordiimonas pumila, a single genomic region encodes these proteins:
- a CDS encoding Gfo/Idh/MocA family oxidoreductase — protein MTELYKLVAKISVSAFVVLSLINALPLPLLVFQLVGALVIVSFLVSWNSVKVYYARISGEENRMLSLWENHYSPLTWLMQHTFRFFRFFSPLQHIKRFVRFVRMHYSLGEVQKRPDFHAKDTEVYFLVVMGMFIVAYVCGDNIASWLASYPAINMERWRIIITGLVCLLTFEAFTWISYYLFWRNFAEARYTLYHPAEYFVMFPLVLGVQIMGFSYISGESPWELIQAIFNATKNSNLSEWKVTFLKILSFFYFTVFFANLRSMVPTTKFKSTTTVNIIGAGDVVINRILPALLRERMKGEQDFLSPLTKRHVKVYTITDDIAGAQTIKSGKVLVQNAAKSAIVADTVAEQVPVIIATPSDTHFAYLSALVSSGVKCAIEKPMSTNAAEISLLKQNAETYRASTFALSYYALEKALPITYLLSGNPYYERFLTVGSGKELTHSKLGQLYRSLGRLKSLDIALVEGAVRSPSAGNRAWTEVPNGLAFETLIHPLTIAYKFIAKERLNWNSFTPKVIKGRSAAAVSDNKKVETYIQLRGTIPYEGVNAPGRAPGDGVKINLITAKYANEQTRCGKAMFDNGFITFNFDQMQATIKNTVDGTEETIMVCPEFQHKYYVQTDLVRLFFNAGWTDLRYDDFDDQLSLLEWLSIKDLSGKITFSYGLEKGYAALEEKLCRKDFEV, from the coding sequence ATGACAGAACTCTATAAACTGGTGGCAAAAATAAGTGTCTCTGCATTTGTTGTCTTGTCACTGATAAATGCTCTGCCGTTGCCGTTGCTTGTTTTTCAGCTTGTGGGCGCACTGGTGATTGTATCTTTTCTGGTGTCGTGGAATTCCGTGAAGGTGTATTATGCGAGGATTTCTGGCGAAGAAAATAGAATGCTGTCGTTGTGGGAAAACCACTATTCACCCCTTACATGGCTGATGCAGCACACATTTCGCTTCTTTCGCTTTTTCAGTCCTTTGCAACATATCAAGCGTTTTGTGCGTTTTGTGCGGATGCATTACTCCCTAGGAGAAGTACAAAAGCGCCCTGATTTTCATGCAAAGGACACAGAAGTTTATTTTCTGGTCGTTATGGGCATGTTTATCGTTGCTTATGTGTGTGGTGATAATATTGCTTCATGGCTTGCGTCTTACCCTGCCATTAATATGGAGCGCTGGCGCATTATCATCACCGGGCTTGTTTGCCTTTTAACATTCGAAGCATTTACATGGATTAGCTACTATTTGTTTTGGCGTAATTTTGCTGAAGCACGCTATACGCTTTATCATCCCGCTGAATATTTTGTTATGTTTCCGCTGGTGCTGGGCGTACAGATTATGGGATTTTCCTATATATCTGGCGAAAGCCCGTGGGAGCTCATACAGGCGATTTTTAACGCAACTAAGAACTCCAATTTAAGCGAGTGGAAGGTCACCTTTTTAAAAATACTTAGTTTTTTTTACTTCACTGTCTTTTTTGCTAATTTGCGTTCCATGGTGCCGACGACCAAATTTAAATCTACGACAACTGTTAATATTATTGGTGCGGGGGATGTTGTTATCAACAGGATATTGCCCGCGTTGCTCCGTGAGCGCATGAAAGGTGAGCAGGATTTCCTAAGCCCCCTCACGAAGCGTCATGTTAAGGTCTATACAATCACGGACGATATTGCAGGTGCCCAGACTATAAAGTCAGGTAAGGTATTAGTGCAGAATGCGGCCAAAAGTGCGATCGTGGCAGATACTGTTGCTGAACAAGTTCCGGTTATCATTGCGACACCGTCAGACACGCATTTTGCTTATTTATCTGCACTGGTTTCGTCCGGTGTTAAATGTGCCATTGAAAAACCTATGTCGACAAATGCTGCAGAAATTTCCTTGTTAAAGCAGAATGCAGAAACCTATCGGGCCTCAACCTTTGCCCTGAGTTATTATGCGCTAGAGAAAGCCCTGCCTATTACCTATCTTTTAAGCGGTAATCCCTACTATGAAAGGTTTCTAACAGTAGGCAGTGGCAAGGAGCTTACCCACAGCAAATTGGGACAGCTATACAGAAGTTTGGGGCGGCTGAAATCTCTGGATATTGCCTTGGTGGAAGGGGCTGTTCGTTCACCCAGCGCAGGTAACCGCGCATGGACCGAGGTGCCAAATGGGCTGGCATTTGAAACGCTCATTCATCCGCTTACTATCGCTTACAAATTTATTGCGAAAGAGAGGCTTAACTGGAACAGCTTTACCCCGAAAGTTATAAAAGGCCGCAGTGCCGCTGCGGTAAGCGATAATAAGAAGGTTGAAACATATATTCAATTACGCGGTACAATACCCTACGAAGGGGTAAATGCCCCGGGCAGAGCACCGGGTGATGGTGTGAAAATAAATCTGATAACCGCGAAATATGCGAATGAGCAAACACGGTGCGGCAAGGCCATGTTTGACAATGGTTTTATCACGTTCAATTTCGACCAAATGCAAGCCACTATTAAAAATACAGTGGATGGCACTGAAGAAACCATTATGGTGTGCCCAGAGTTTCAACATAAATACTATGTCCAAACAGATTTGGTACGGCTCTTTTTTAATGCTGGCTGGACTGATCTTCGCTATGATGATTTTGATGATCAGCTTTCACTGCTTGAATGGCTGAGTATAAAAGATTTATCTGGAAAGATTACTTTTTCATATGGATTGGAAAAGGGCTATGCAGCTTTAGAGGAAAAACTGTGTAGAAAAGATTTTGAGGTCTAG
- a CDS encoding LTA synthase family protein, with amino-acid sequence MSITLVTAVFILPFMAEWFTASLHTESQQRRAAFYILCPLVGVLVYGTCVIVTGREFLGFAGALLYYGGLTAVSNKKLEILREPFNAHDFDNLRNLYIYPEFYVSYVGWPLLILVISVFTSLVGVAFWLEAPLAVYNQIPWAIVLIFWFVGLYLLRLAFKRFINETTMKDYGLSLHVGTDARAFGLFPTIYLYRLLLGGSAEKPALRNRPLHITKVTEKPADIIAIQGESYFDIERLFSKLPEGKSTSWKPLRALEEKGVLTGQITVPAWGAYTMQTEFSFLSGIENSLLGIDHINPYMRFAQTPVATYVRALKAAGYRTICIHPAKKEFFRRSDVMPNLGFDDFIGLEAFEGAPYYGKYIADDALADEIEHIIQGHHAMHTEPLFIFAITIESHGPWAEGRLAAHVDEEKLTAANPMGDPAFALYQNHMENLLALYRRLSVDAGKTALRTSRTVALYGDHMPAHGALFEKYGFDETPVDYLLWSNTAQSEIPETMRSETFFETILHTAGLKLL; translated from the coding sequence ATGAGTATAACCCTTGTTACTGCCGTTTTTATTCTGCCTTTTATGGCTGAATGGTTTACCGCATCACTGCATACAGAGAGCCAGCAAAGGCGTGCGGCATTTTATATTCTGTGCCCTCTTGTTGGTGTGCTTGTTTACGGCACCTGTGTGATTGTTACGGGGCGCGAGTTTTTGGGTTTTGCTGGGGCACTGCTATATTACGGCGGACTAACGGCAGTATCGAACAAGAAACTTGAAATTCTGCGCGAACCTTTTAATGCCCATGATTTTGACAACCTCAGAAACCTGTATATTTACCCCGAATTTTATGTCTCCTATGTTGGCTGGCCGTTGCTTATTCTGGTCATCAGTGTGTTCACGAGCCTTGTGGGGGTGGCATTTTGGCTAGAGGCACCGCTTGCCGTATATAACCAAATACCGTGGGCCATAGTGCTTATTTTCTGGTTTGTGGGGCTTTACCTCCTGCGTTTAGCATTCAAGCGTTTCATCAATGAAACAACCATGAAAGATTACGGCCTGAGCCTGCATGTGGGCACAGATGCCCGCGCCTTTGGCCTGTTTCCCACCATCTATCTATACCGCCTGCTGCTTGGCGGCAGCGCTGAAAAGCCCGCCCTTAGAAACCGGCCCCTGCATATCACCAAAGTAACGGAAAAACCGGCTGACATTATTGCCATTCAAGGCGAAAGCTACTTTGATATTGAGCGGCTTTTCAGCAAACTTCCAGAGGGTAAATCCACCTCGTGGAAGCCGCTTCGCGCCCTTGAAGAGAAAGGCGTTTTAACCGGCCAAATTACAGTGCCCGCGTGGGGTGCCTATACCATGCAGACAGAATTTTCATTCCTTTCCGGCATTGAAAACAGCCTGCTGGGCATTGACCATATAAACCCCTATATGCGCTTTGCCCAAACACCGGTAGCTACCTATGTGCGCGCCCTAAAAGCCGCCGGGTACCGCACCATTTGCATCCACCCTGCAAAGAAAGAGTTTTTCCGTCGTAGTGACGTGATGCCTAATTTAGGCTTTGACGACTTTATTGGCCTTGAAGCCTTTGAGGGTGCGCCCTACTACGGTAAATATATAGCAGACGATGCCCTTGCTGATGAGATTGAGCACATCATTCAGGGTCACCATGCCATGCACACAGAGCCGCTGTTTATCTTTGCCATCACAATCGAAAGCCATGGCCCGTGGGCAGAGGGGCGGCTTGCAGCACATGTGGATGAGGAAAAACTGACGGCTGCAAACCCTATGGGTGACCCTGCGTTTGCCTTGTATCAGAACCATATGGAAAACCTGCTGGCCCTATACCGGCGGTTAAGTGTGGACGCTGGCAAAACCGCCCTGCGCACCTCACGCACAGTGGCGCTTTACGGCGACCATATGCCAGCCCACGGCGCGCTTTTTGAAAAATACGGCTTTGATGAAACCCCGGTTGACTATCTGCTGTGGTCAAACACTGCTCAATCAGAAATACCAGAGACAATGCGCAGCGAAACATTTTTTGAAACCATATTACATACGGCCGGGTTAAAGCTGCTGTAA
- a CDS encoding capsule biosynthesis protein — MPDDTGLTLPPTTARTFLVLQGLSTRFFTVLSNRLAAEGHKVYRVHFCGGDWLLARGSTAVSHIRFKDTPENLEHFYSTTLKEKAITDIILFGDCRPIHKTAIAVAKKHSIAVHVFEEGYTRPHWVTLEVGGTNDHSPLPRSAEVVLEKAAALTTEETLTDTATPIPNPMVARVFWDLAFHAGRLGGKPFYPHYKTHRPNDATDELIGWFGRFWRKLQHGDQNKALLAHYKKYHEQYFLVPLQLNSDFQIREHSNYPNVPTFIMEVIQSFAAHASKKSRLLFKMHPLDNGIIDYRFLITDLARQYKISKRVDYVEGGDLDMMLMNAKGAVMINSTVGFKALQLSIPIKVMGRAFYDMAGLSAQGPLDSFWENPEKPDPELVAAFIKLVRTESQLYGDFFTRKGMALVVESAVKKLLAQIPNTQESPKAL, encoded by the coding sequence ATGCCAGATGACACCGGCCTGACCCTACCCCCGACGACAGCCCGCACATTTTTAGTGCTACAGGGGCTTTCAACCCGGTTTTTTACGGTTCTTTCAAACAGGTTAGCCGCCGAAGGACACAAGGTTTACCGTGTCCATTTTTGTGGTGGTGACTGGCTTCTCGCACGGGGGAGTACCGCTGTTTCACATATAAGGTTTAAGGATACACCCGAAAATCTGGAGCATTTTTACAGCACAACCCTGAAAGAAAAAGCAATTACAGATATTATTCTGTTTGGAGATTGCAGGCCTATTCATAAAACCGCCATTGCTGTAGCAAAAAAACACAGTATTGCAGTACATGTATTTGAAGAAGGCTACACGCGCCCACACTGGGTTACGCTTGAAGTTGGCGGCACAAATGATCATTCACCTTTACCGCGCAGCGCCGAAGTCGTGCTTGAAAAGGCTGCCGCTTTAACCACAGAAGAAACGCTTACTGACACAGCCACCCCCATACCTAATCCCATGGTAGCGCGGGTATTTTGGGATCTGGCTTTCCATGCAGGGCGACTTGGCGGCAAGCCCTTTTACCCGCACTATAAAACCCACAGGCCAAACGATGCTACCGACGAATTAATTGGCTGGTTTGGGCGGTTTTGGCGCAAACTACAACACGGTGACCAGAACAAAGCGCTGCTGGCACATTACAAAAAATACCATGAGCAGTATTTTCTGGTCCCGCTCCAGCTTAACAGTGATTTCCAGATCAGAGAGCATTCAAATTACCCGAATGTGCCCACCTTCATTATGGAAGTAATCCAGTCTTTTGCGGCGCATGCCTCGAAAAAGTCACGGCTGCTTTTTAAAATGCACCCGCTCGATAATGGCATTATTGACTACCGTTTCCTGATCACAGACCTTGCCCGGCAGTATAAAATCTCCAAACGGGTTGATTATGTGGAAGGCGGCGACCTTGATATGATGCTCATGAACGCAAAAGGCGCCGTGATGATTAATAGCACCGTAGGCTTTAAGGCCTTGCAGCTTAGTATCCCGATAAAAGTAATGGGTCGTGCCTTTTATGATATGGCAGGGCTTTCTGCCCAAGGCCCGCTTGACAGCTTTTGGGAAAACCCGGAAAAACCTGACCCGGAACTGGTCGCCGCTTTTATAAAGCTTGTGCGCACAGAGAGCCAGCTATACGGTGATTTCTTTACCAGAAAAGGCATGGCGCTTGTGGTAGAATCTGCCGTCAAAAAGCTACTAGCTCAAATACCAAACACGCAAGAAAGCCCCAAAGCTTTATGA
- a CDS encoding KpsF/GutQ family sugar-phosphate isomerase yields MTASVDQAKATENVLELPVGLKADFGRTLENIGASFLKQGQALERLSQSYDEEAFREAIMALMNTTGHVIVIGMGKSGHVARKISATLASTGTPSFFLHPAEASHGDLGMVTQDDTLLLISYSGETQELSQLLPSLKNFGNKILAITSAKSSTLGRAADIVLEVPVAEEVCPHNLVPTTSIVLTVAIGDALAISLMTLRDFHAKDFARYHPGGSLGRRLLTKVGEAMLTASVPVVQPDMVLLELAAEMAGGAAGVAIVVDADKKPLGVVTKGQLAVALRVTRRVREVSAYQCMGKDFYTIYKDQIVDDAESLLRSKEVKFLVVVDRAGIYQGVYKHDES; encoded by the coding sequence ATGACTGCTTCTGTGGATCAGGCAAAAGCCACTGAAAATGTCCTTGAACTTCCGGTTGGCCTTAAAGCAGATTTCGGCCGCACACTTGAAAATATCGGTGCCAGCTTTTTAAAGCAAGGTCAGGCTCTGGAGCGATTGTCGCAGTCCTATGATGAAGAGGCTTTCCGAGAAGCCATTATGGCGCTGATGAACACCACCGGCCATGTTATTGTGATTGGTATGGGCAAGTCTGGCCATGTAGCACGTAAAATTTCAGCAACGCTTGCATCAACTGGTACACCGTCGTTTTTTCTGCATCCGGCAGAAGCCTCTCACGGTGATCTGGGTATGGTAACGCAGGATGATACCCTGCTGCTTATTTCATATTCTGGCGAAACGCAGGAACTGTCCCAGCTTTTGCCGTCACTTAAAAACTTTGGTAATAAAATTCTCGCCATTACCAGCGCAAAATCTTCCACACTTGGCCGGGCCGCAGATATTGTACTTGAGGTGCCTGTAGCAGAAGAGGTGTGCCCGCATAATCTGGTGCCGACCACTTCTATTGTTCTAACCGTTGCGATCGGTGACGCGCTGGCGATCTCGCTTATGACACTGCGGGATTTTCACGCCAAGGATTTTGCCCGCTACCACCCAGGTGGGTCGCTTGGCCGCAGGCTGCTAACCAAGGTGGGCGAGGCTATGCTAACAGCAAGCGTGCCTGTTGTGCAGCCAGATATGGTGCTTCTGGAACTTGCGGCTGAAATGGCAGGCGGCGCGGCCGGTGTTGCCATTGTGGTTGATGCCGACAAGAAACCGCTAGGCGTTGTCACAAAAGGCCAGCTTGCGGTGGCTCTTAGGGTTACGCGCCGTGTGCGCGAAGTCAGTGCATATCAATGTATGGGTAAAGACTTTTACACTATCTACAAAGACCAGATAGTAGATGATGCAGAAAGCCTGCTCAGGTCCAAGGAAGTTAAATTTTTGGTGGTGGTTGACCGTGCGGGCATATATCAGGGTGTGTATAAACACGATGAGTCCTGA
- a CDS encoding ABC transporter permease, whose translation MKARSAISIQRDVIFAIFLREMNARFKSYTFGNIWIILEPLLMISVFLVLFGARGRGEFGYVEPPVFILAGFLPFRTLWQATMRKNMSALGGAKGLLGFRQVRLFDIFMARSLVEGGIFLVSGTALVLIMMWLGFAPLPNDPLFMLFYAAHLWLFAIFFGILACVIASIAREVEKLVNLFTMPLMFVSAVFYPMTIVPARYQDLMALNPLVHASELIREAWLPGYISPVASYEYLFVWILILSALAVSAYRLRWQRMLAR comes from the coding sequence ATGAAAGCCAGATCTGCCATATCAATTCAGCGCGATGTGATATTCGCGATCTTCCTGCGGGAAATGAATGCCCGGTTTAAAAGCTATACCTTCGGTAATATCTGGATTATTTTAGAGCCACTCCTGATGATATCGGTGTTTTTGGTGCTTTTTGGTGCGCGGGGACGTGGTGAATTTGGCTATGTTGAACCGCCGGTGTTTATTTTGGCGGGTTTTTTACCATTCCGCACACTTTGGCAGGCTACAATGCGGAAAAACATGTCTGCTTTGGGCGGGGCCAAAGGGTTGCTCGGGTTTCGGCAGGTACGCCTTTTTGATATTTTCATGGCCCGTAGTTTGGTCGAGGGCGGCATATTTTTAGTGTCGGGTACGGCTTTGGTGTTGATCATGATGTGGCTGGGTTTTGCGCCCTTGCCGAATGATCCTTTGTTTATGCTGTTCTATGCTGCACATCTGTGGCTTTTTGCCATATTTTTTGGCATTTTGGCCTGCGTTATTGCCAGTATTGCAAGAGAAGTTGAAAAACTGGTTAACCTCTTCACAATGCCGCTTATGTTTGTGTCGGCTGTTTTTTACCCGATGACAATTGTGCCTGCCCGGTATCAGGACTTGATGGCACTCAACCCGCTGGTTCATGCAAGTGAGCTTATTCGGGAAGCATGGCTGCCGGGATATATTAGCCCTGTTGCCAGTTATGAGTATTTGTTTGTCTGGATACTTATATTGTCGGCATTGGCTGTTTCGGCTTACAGGCTGCGCTGGCAAAGGATGCTGGCACGATGA
- a CDS encoding ABC transporter ATP-binding protein, with protein MIRLEHVSKYYPTRFGPKYVLKNLTFSVPDDRDVAILGVNGAGKSTLIRLLGGIDFPSHGKIHSDRFISWPLALASGFQNSMSGRENVRFVCRIHGIEKTKEIEEFVKEFSELGKSFELPVGSYSSGMKSKYSFAVSMGFDFDTYLLDEIMAVGDASFKRKCSKALADKRASANIILVSHNEGTIKEHCNAAILLAYGRAEFYESIDRALFRYQNL; from the coding sequence ATGATCCGGCTCGAACATGTTTCAAAATATTATCCCACGCGGTTTGGGCCTAAATATGTGCTGAAAAACTTGACATTCTCTGTCCCTGACGACAGGGATGTTGCCATTCTGGGTGTTAATGGGGCCGGAAAATCAACATTAATCAGGCTTTTAGGTGGTATTGATTTTCCCTCTCACGGAAAAATACATTCTGACAGATTTATCAGCTGGCCGCTTGCTTTGGCTTCAGGGTTTCAAAACAGCATGTCAGGCCGGGAAAATGTTCGGTTTGTTTGTCGTATCCACGGGATAGAAAAAACCAAAGAAATTGAAGAATTTGTCAAAGAATTTTCTGAGCTGGGGAAAAGCTTTGAACTACCGGTTGGAAGTTATTCGTCCGGGATGAAATCAAAATATTCTTTTGCAGTTTCGATGGGTTTCGATTTTGACACATATTTACTTGATGAGATTATGGCTGTAGGGGATGCCTCGTTTAAGAGGAAGTGTTCCAAGGCACTGGCAGATAAACGGGCTTCAGCAAATATAATCCTTGTGTCTCATAATGAAGGGACTATCAAAGAGCATTGTAATGCCGCAATTTTACTTGCATATGGCAGGGCAGAATTCTACGAAAGTATAGATCGTGCCCTGTTTCGGTATCAAAACTTATAA
- a CDS encoding Wzz/FepE/Etk N-terminal domain-containing protein, with protein sequence MDKILSKLRHAVARGQSGGPAIRDVRTSSVRFKSYRWVLFIVALAAVYYALIASDRYVTEARIYVKSSNASSSVMPQLQMLTGAQGDSQDAVMINAFFQSRDLMELMEKEVSFSDHFSHSGADFLSRLKDGANAEDRLEYFKKRLSASVSPDSGLIVVRGQGFTPEFSHKFVEAVIRAGEAFINSTGQKIATEEIAFVEKELNRSRDALARARDKLLSFQNDNGLLNAEATGASMQKVVSEMEAELVRLHTEEKALSSYLNSGAAELVTLRSRIEAIENQLKQERQKLASTDETSINEVNATYQELEMELKFATDLYQTSLVALEKARVESYHKLKHVVVVQSPAIPDSAEYPRKLYDLITLFVTLSLAYGVVMMIFATIREHRDV encoded by the coding sequence ATGGATAAAATACTGTCAAAACTTCGGCATGCTGTAGCCAGGGGCCAGTCGGGCGGCCCTGCTATTCGTGATGTCAGAACATCGAGTGTGCGGTTTAAATCATATCGCTGGGTTCTGTTTATTGTGGCACTTGCTGCGGTTTACTATGCACTTATCGCATCAGACAGATATGTGACCGAGGCACGGATATATGTAAAATCCAGCAATGCATCATCCTCTGTCATGCCGCAGTTGCAGATGTTGACTGGCGCACAGGGCGATTCACAGGATGCTGTCATGATAAATGCCTTTTTCCAGTCCAGAGACTTGATGGAACTGATGGAAAAAGAGGTTAGTTTCAGCGACCATTTTTCCCATTCGGGCGCCGATTTTTTATCTCGTTTAAAAGACGGCGCTAATGCGGAAGACCGTTTAGAATATTTCAAAAAGCGGCTTTCTGCATCTGTTAGCCCGGATAGTGGTTTGATCGTGGTACGCGGTCAAGGCTTTACGCCTGAGTTTTCTCATAAATTTGTAGAGGCTGTAATCCGTGCAGGTGAAGCCTTTATCAATAGCACCGGGCAAAAAATTGCGACCGAAGAAATTGCTTTTGTCGAAAAAGAACTCAACCGGTCACGTGATGCCCTTGCCAGAGCCAGGGACAAGCTACTTTCTTTTCAAAATGACAATGGCCTTCTGAATGCCGAGGCAACAGGGGCCTCGATGCAGAAGGTTGTCAGTGAAATGGAGGCAGAGCTTGTACGTTTGCACACGGAAGAAAAAGCCCTATCAAGTTACCTAAACAGTGGCGCTGCCGAGCTTGTGACCTTACGTAGCCGGATCGAAGCTATTGAAAACCAGTTGAAGCAGGAACGCCAAAAGCTGGCGAGCACTGATGAAACCTCGATAAACGAGGTGAATGCAACCTATCAGGAACTGGAAATGGAACTGAAGTTTGCAACCGACCTGTACCAAACAAGTTTGGTAGCGCTTGAGAAAGCCCGGGTTGAAAGCTATCACAAATTGAAACACGTCGTTGTTGTGCAGTCCCCTGCCATACCAGACAGTGCAGAATACCCACGCAAACTATATGACCTGATAACATTGTTTGTTACCCTGTCACTTGCTTACGGCGTTGTAATGATGATATTTGCCACCATTCGGGAGCACCGCGATGTGTAA
- a CDS encoding polysaccharide biosynthesis/export family protein — translation MCKLRQAFLAFCMLASGIVFAGSISAQNFPVQQEATAVPAEALETTENKKVFGDWIFGGEFANQSFAGFNPDYEISIGDNIGLKLWGGFDFTGSLTVDQQGNIFVPKVGPVRVLGVKNNDVNGFITEAIKQTFRKNVNVYASLGGAEPVKVFVTGFVNQPGLFAGHASDSVLYFLDQAGGIDPDRGSFLDIRVLRNGTEYRSVNLYSFILSGTLPVFQLADGDTIVVSPVNSQAGVFGEVKNPALFEFKGASEKASTLLGLARPSAQATHIRISRNNRAKTEVEYMPIASAENAIVYRGDVLEVMSDKNKGTISVRIEGEHEGAQEFVLPYGASLGDLLSQVKFGKYAQPEAIQLMRKSVKERQKETLEAQLRALENSVLTARSNTVGEAELREREAGLILQWVERARKVEPRGMVSLAGAESRNDILLEPGDVIRIPRISNLVMIHGDVLFPSAMAFQGNSTVEDYIDQAGGFTQNSRNSNVLLLHRDGTFRKVSRGELDSKRLLVVAGDEIFVLPRVATKNVQIASDIINIFYQLALSAGVVIGI, via the coding sequence ATGTGTAAACTTAGACAAGCGTTTCTCGCATTTTGTATGCTGGCAAGCGGCATAGTGTTCGCAGGCAGCATAAGCGCACAAAATTTCCCTGTTCAACAGGAAGCAACGGCGGTTCCTGCGGAAGCGCTTGAGACAACGGAAAATAAAAAGGTATTTGGGGACTGGATTTTTGGCGGCGAGTTTGCGAACCAGTCATTTGCCGGGTTTAACCCGGATTATGAAATTTCTATTGGCGACAATATTGGCCTTAAACTGTGGGGCGGGTTTGATTTTACAGGCAGCCTGACAGTTGACCAACAAGGCAATATTTTTGTGCCTAAAGTTGGCCCTGTTCGGGTGCTCGGCGTAAAAAATAATGACGTGAATGGCTTCATCACAGAAGCGATCAAACAAACATTCCGCAAGAATGTGAATGTATACGCAAGCTTAGGCGGTGCTGAACCAGTAAAAGTGTTTGTAACGGGCTTTGTTAATCAGCCCGGTTTGTTTGCGGGCCACGCGTCTGATTCTGTTTTATATTTTCTGGATCAGGCAGGCGGTATTGACCCCGATCGTGGGTCTTTTCTGGATATAAGAGTACTGCGTAACGGCACTGAATATCGCAGTGTAAACCTGTATAGTTTTATCCTGTCGGGCACACTGCCTGTGTTTCAGCTCGCTGACGGTGACACCATTGTTGTCAGCCCGGTAAACTCTCAGGCCGGGGTTTTTGGCGAGGTTAAAAACCCCGCCCTTTTCGAGTTTAAGGGTGCCTCTGAAAAAGCCAGCACGCTTCTGGGGCTGGCACGCCCATCGGCGCAGGCCACGCACATAAGAATAAGCCGTAATAACCGGGCCAAAACCGAAGTGGAATATATGCCGATAGCAAGCGCTGAAAACGCGATTGTTTACCGCGGTGATGTGCTTGAGGTTATGTCAGATAAAAACAAAGGCACTATCAGTGTTCGGATTGAAGGCGAGCATGAAGGGGCACAAGAGTTTGTTCTGCCGTACGGCGCTAGCCTTGGTGACCTTTTATCGCAGGTGAAGTTTGGCAAGTATGCGCAGCCAGAGGCCATTCAGCTTATGCGTAAAAGTGTGAAAGAACGGCAAAAAGAAACGCTGGAAGCACAGCTACGCGCCCTTGAAAACAGTGTCCTGACCGCACGGTCAAACACCGTTGGGGAAGCAGAACTGCGCGAACGCGAAGCAGGCCTTATTTTGCAGTGGGTAGAACGTGCCCGCAAGGTTGAACCACGTGGTATGGTTTCGCTTGCAGGGGCAGAATCGCGTAACGACATTCTGCTGGAGCCGGGCGATGTGATCCGTATTCCGCGTATCAGTAACCTTGTGATGATACACGGCGATGTTTTGTTCCCAAGCGCGATGGCGTTTCAGGGTAATAGCACGGTTGAGGACTATATTGATCAGGCCGGTGGCTTTACCCAGAATAGCCGCAATTCAAATGTGTTGCTGCTGCACAGGGATGGCACCTTTAGAAAAGTTTCACGCGGCGAGCTAGATAGTAAGCGCTTGCTTGTTGTGGCAGGGGACGAAATTTTTGTTCTGCCTCGCGTGGCGACCAAAAATGTTCAGATCGCATCTGACATCATTAATATCTTTTACCAGTTGGCCCTGTCTGCAGGTGTCGTGATCGGGATCTAA